The Henckelia pumila isolate YLH828 chromosome 2, ASM3356847v2, whole genome shotgun sequence genome includes a window with the following:
- the LOC140884324 gene encoding uncharacterized protein, with the protein MGYSARGYRARICVNEMSDVRKIGLNSQTLLVIKLPDSWALRILSRSLFLALVLMALPSLGYMMRTSTSNSDITTVDGFKILPVLLRDLMDEGLVKKGQKGMVLGAGIGVNDKDFEFLRNCGIDLVVADDGIIDASQVFDFIFVRSLSGFESIDRSLKEGSIVISQFGSDPSDELHFLGNYKIVYLRRFEYTVVAMKKVGVSPNGSAFPPTRRASSVDDNASEEEKKAALNGLEDAFLEPPTRALLRKRSRFSSRKIKFLPDLLKDSLEEYPRRIFISDDTSALGWFYKNYPMRDQEFEVYDMEIAGNLLHKIHHDHNGEIMPQETGVSAWLSKNVRQKDYVVMKAEAEVVEELLKDKTISLVDELFLECKNQWQHGKKKINGSKRAYWQCLALYGKVRDEGIAVHQWWS; encoded by the coding sequence ATGGGCTATTCGGCTCGTGGGTACCGAGCTAGGATTTGCGTGAATGAAATGAGTGATGTGCGGAAAATTGGGTTGAATTCTCAGACCCTTTTGGTGATCAAGCTTCCTGATTCATGGGCTTTGCGTATCTTGTCGAGATCTCTGTTCTTGGCGCTGGTTTTGATGGCATTGCCGTCGCTTGGCTATATGATGAGAACTTCCACTTCCAATTCGGATATCACCACTGTCGATGGCTTCAAGATTTTACCAGTTCTTTTACGCGATTTAATGGACGAAGGGCTTGTCAAGAAAGGCCAGAAAGGGATGGTTCTAGGCGCTGGAATTGGTGTGAATGATAAAGATTTCGAGTTCTTGAGAAACTGTGGCATTGATTTGGTGGTTGCCGATGATGGCATAATTGATGCGAGCCAGGTGTTTGATTTTATATTTGTGAGGAGCCTCAGTGGATTTGAGTCGATCGATCGATCTCTTAAAGAGGGTAGCATCGTGATCTCGCAATTTGGGAGTGATCCCTCCGACGAGTTGCATTTTCTtggaaattataaaattgtataCCTCAGGAGATTCGAGTACACAGTGGTGGCAATGAAGAAAGTCGGGGTGTCACCGAATGGCTCTGCATTCCCCCCGACGAGGCGAGCTTCTTCTGTCGATGACAACGCATCCGAGGAGGAGAAGAAAGCTGCGTTGAATGGCTTGGAGGACGCTTTCCTTGAGCCGCCTACAAGAGCATTATTGAGGAAAAGATCACGCTTCTCATCAAGAAAGATCAAGTTTCTTCCTGATCTGTTGAAAGACTCTTTGGAGGAGTATCCTCGGCGAATCTTCATATCCGACGACACGAGTGCATTAGGCTGGTTTTACAAGAACTATCCCATGAGAGATCAAGAATTCGAGGTCTATGACATGGAGATCGCCGGCAACCTACTCCACAAGATTCATCATGATCACAATGGTGAGATCATGCCTCAAGAAACAGGGGTGTCGGCTTGGTTATCGAAGAACGTGAGGCAGAAAGACTACGTCGTGATGAAAGCGGAGGCGGAGGTGGTGGAGGAGTTGCTCAAAGACAAAACCATAAGCCTTGTGGATGAGTTGTTCTTGGAATGCAAGAACCAGTGGCAGCATGGAAAGAAGAAGATCAATGGAAGTAAAAGGGCTTATTGGCAGTGTTTGGCTTTGTATGGAAAAGTGAGGGATGAAGGAATTGCCGTGCACCAATGGTGGAGTTGA